Proteins from a genomic interval of Phlebotomus papatasi isolate M1 chromosome 3, Ppap_2.1, whole genome shotgun sequence:
- the LOC129806044 gene encoding activating transcription factor of chaperone isoform X2, protein MSTYMISTYEQWLNEKMIIPSLDEYPPPPLEPIAVKKHDTQELLQEFESVYDAVELTHLTPPQTPPQTSPQRITFGEAAQCIDQTFIYQEPVLYETISTPASFYALTQEQNGDKCDNALQFTLSSFSGQEQQEVGVVDGGSLVEIVQSPMPEDIDHEMELVDELVRSRAQDLPDWTDDDNSSEFTSSPASSSPRSEASFSGSSYSQDDEWLPESRAAKGSKGSAAVGGSGILGGGGVRKRSRPYARGSEDKKSRKKEQNKNAATRYRKKKKQEIEEVLEEERALQRVHEKLSDEAKDLKREIKYLKGLMREVYKAKGLLD, encoded by the exons AACAATGGCTCAACGAAAAGATGATAATTCCGAGCCTGGATGAATATCCGCCACCGCCACTTGAGCCAATTGCCGTGAAGAAGCATGATACTCAGGAGCTTCTTCAGGAATTTGAATCTGTTTACGATGCCGTGGAGTTGACTCATTTGACACCACCACAGACTCCACCTCAGACATCTCCACAGAGAATAACTTTTGGGGAGGCTGCACAATGCATTGATCAG ACCTTCATCTACCAGGAGCCTGTGCTCTATGAGACAATTTCCACACCAGCATCTTTCTATGCTCTGACCCAAGAACAGAATGGTGATAAGTGTGACAATGCTCTGCAATTCACGCTGTCGTCATTTAGTGGGCAGGAGCAGCAGGAAGTTGGTGTTGTGGATGGTGGGAGTTTGGTTGAGATTGTTCAGTCACCGATGCCCGAGGACATTGACCATGAGATGGAGTTGGTGGATGAGCTGGTGCGCAGTAGAGCGCAGGATTTGCCAGATTGGACGGATGATGACAATAGTTCAGAATTTACGTCCTCTCCGGCAAGTTCCTCACCACGAAGTGAGGCATCATTCAGTGGATCTAGCTATTCGCAGGATGATGAGTGGCTGCCGGAGTCACGGGCGGCAAAGGGGTCAAAGGGATCGGCGGCGGTGGGTGGAAGTGGGATATTGGGCGGTGGTGGCGTCCGGAAGCGGTCACGCCCCTATGCCCGAGGGTCCGAAGATAAGAAATCCAGGAAGAAGGAACAAAATAAAAATGCCGCAACACGCTacaggaagaagaagaagcaggAGATTGAGGAGGTGCTGGAGGAGGAGAGGGCCCTGCAGCGTGTCCATGAGAAGTTGAGCGATGAAGCAAAAGACCTCAAGCGCGAGATTAAGTACCTGAAGGGTCTCATGCGTGAAGTGTACAAGGCAAAGGGTCTTCTTGATTGA